The Kitasatospora sp. NBC_00374 genome has a segment encoding these proteins:
- the coaE gene encoding dephospho-CoA kinase — protein MLRIGLTGGIGAGKSEVSRQLAELGAVIVDSDLIAREVVAPGTGGLKAVEAEFGPEVLLADGSLDRPALGRIVFGDPARLAALNGIVHPLVRARSAELEAAAGPDDLVVHDVPLLAENGLAPLYDLVVVIDVPDEIRLDRLVRLRGMPEEEARSRMAAQADRQARLAVADLVIDNSGPLTDLAPRVREVWQRLKDRQAG, from the coding sequence ATGCTGAGGATCGGACTGACGGGCGGGATCGGCGCGGGCAAGAGTGAGGTGTCGCGACAGCTCGCGGAGCTGGGCGCGGTGATCGTCGACTCCGACCTGATCGCCCGCGAGGTGGTGGCCCCCGGCACCGGGGGCCTGAAGGCCGTGGAGGCCGAGTTCGGCCCGGAGGTGCTGCTGGCGGACGGCTCGCTGGACCGCCCGGCGCTCGGCCGGATCGTCTTCGGCGACCCGGCCCGGCTGGCGGCGCTGAACGGGATCGTCCATCCGCTGGTCAGGGCCCGCTCCGCCGAGCTGGAGGCGGCCGCCGGGCCGGACGACCTGGTGGTGCACGACGTGCCGCTGCTCGCCGAGAACGGGCTCGCGCCGCTCTACGACCTGGTGGTGGTGATCGACGTCCCGGACGAGATCCGCCTGGACCGCCTGGTGCGGTTGCGGGGGATGCCCGAGGAGGAGGCCCGTTCCCGGATGGCGGCGCAGGCCGACCGGCAGGCCCGGCTGGCCGTCGCCGACCTGGTGATCGACAACAGCGGCCCGCTGACCGACCTCGCGCCCCGGGTGCGCGAGGTCTGGCAGCGACTGAAGGACCGTCAGGCCGGCTGA
- a CDS encoding alkaline phosphatase family protein yields MSSLWPTGPRRVLVVGIDGVRLDLLPELHTPHLDAVAKAGFLAPVLVDDATPTMSGPCWATITTGVGVAKHGVLGNHLGGNRLDVFPDFTTRLAATHRRRTFAAGGWEPLFLARSGGPLFAAPGRLAYIAPLEDTPQAWEVCDERVTAEAEYVLGRSDDDPQASFVYLGAVDETAHFLGCGEEYRHSAEAADRRLGRLLAAVDSRPGRADEEWTVIVVTDHGHVDQGGHGGRSELERTAWIAAQGPGITPGVPVLPLHHTDVAAHVYAALEITPDPHWTLDGRPFTPAEEPAPAG; encoded by the coding sequence ATGTCCAGCCTCTGGCCCACCGGCCCGCGCCGGGTCCTGGTCGTCGGCATCGACGGCGTCCGGCTCGACCTGCTGCCCGAGCTGCACACCCCGCACCTGGACGCGGTGGCGAAGGCCGGCTTCCTGGCCCCGGTGCTCGTCGACGACGCGACCCCGACCATGTCGGGGCCGTGCTGGGCGACCATCACCACCGGTGTCGGGGTGGCCAAGCACGGGGTGCTGGGCAACCACCTCGGCGGCAACCGGCTGGACGTCTTCCCGGACTTCACCACCCGGCTGGCCGCCACCCACCGCCGCCGCACCTTCGCGGCCGGCGGCTGGGAGCCGCTGTTCCTGGCCCGCAGCGGCGGCCCGCTGTTCGCCGCACCCGGCCGGCTCGCCTACATCGCGCCGCTGGAGGACACCCCGCAGGCCTGGGAGGTCTGCGACGAGCGGGTCACCGCCGAGGCCGAGTACGTGCTCGGCCGCAGCGACGACGACCCGCAGGCCTCCTTCGTCTACCTCGGCGCGGTCGACGAGACCGCCCACTTCCTGGGCTGCGGCGAGGAGTACCGACACTCCGCGGAAGCCGCCGACCGCCGGCTCGGCCGGCTGCTGGCCGCCGTCGACAGCCGCCCGGGCCGGGCCGACGAGGAGTGGACGGTCATCGTGGTCACCGACCACGGCCACGTCGACCAGGGCGGCCACGGCGGCCGCAGCGAGCTGGAGCGCACCGCCTGGATCGCCGCCCAGGGCCCCGGCATCACCCCCGGCGTCCCCGTCCTGCCGCTGCACCACACCGATGTCGCGGCGCACGTCTACGCGGCACTGGAGATCACCCCGGACCCGCACTGGACCCTGGACGGCCGCCCGTTCACCCCGGCCGAGGAGCCCGCTCCGGCCGGCTGA
- a CDS encoding MBL fold metallo-hydrolase, with protein MRLTKLGHACVRIERGGTTVVIDPGMFTEADAVRGADAVLITHEHLDHFAEDRLRAAVADQPGLRIWTNRAVADRLDGIGANVSVVGEGDAFEIDGLDVSVHGEWHAVIHPDIPRVGNIGFLLGGTLFHPGDALTLPPHPVETLLLPIAGPWTKVSELIDYVREAGPSRALAIHEAVLSDVGRTVHGRLLGEGGPGTGAEFAQLAVGEGVDLPG; from the coding sequence ATGCGACTGACCAAGCTTGGCCATGCCTGTGTCCGGATCGAGCGGGGCGGCACCACCGTGGTGATCGACCCCGGGATGTTCACCGAGGCCGACGCCGTGCGCGGCGCCGACGCGGTGCTGATCACCCACGAACACCTGGACCACTTCGCCGAGGACCGGCTGCGGGCCGCCGTCGCCGACCAGCCGGGCCTGCGGATCTGGACCAACCGCGCGGTGGCCGACCGGCTCGACGGGATCGGCGCCAACGTCTCCGTGGTCGGCGAGGGCGACGCCTTCGAGATCGACGGCCTCGACGTGAGCGTGCACGGCGAGTGGCACGCGGTGATCCACCCCGACATCCCCCGGGTCGGCAACATCGGGTTCCTGCTCGGCGGCACGCTCTTCCACCCCGGGGACGCGCTCACCCTCCCGCCGCACCCGGTGGAGACGCTGCTGCTGCCGATCGCCGGCCCGTGGACGAAGGTCTCCGAGCTGATCGACTACGTCAGGGAGGCCGGCCCCTCGCGCGCACTGGCCATCCACGAGGCGGTGCTCAGTGACGTCGGCCGGACGGTGCATGGCCGGCTGCTCGGCGAGGGCGGCCCCGGGACGGGCGCCGAGTTCGCCCAGCTCGCCGTCGGCGAGGGCGTCGACCTGCCCGGCTGA
- a CDS encoding MarR family winged helix-turn-helix transcriptional regulator encodes MENVDPLELAAELRLTIGTLVRGLRVGDELPQNQAAVLGRLVREGPRTTSELAELQRVRHQSMARTVALLTEAGLVEQRPHPHDGRKVLLAATARGTAALHAQRARREGELAAAITERLSPEEQRVLRQSVALLRRLA; translated from the coding sequence ATGGAGAACGTCGACCCCCTGGAACTCGCCGCCGAGCTGCGCCTGACCATCGGCACCCTGGTCCGCGGGCTGCGGGTCGGCGACGAGCTGCCGCAGAACCAGGCCGCCGTCCTGGGCCGACTGGTCCGCGAGGGGCCGCGCACCACCAGCGAACTGGCCGAACTGCAGCGGGTGCGCCACCAGTCGATGGCCCGCACCGTCGCGCTGCTCACCGAGGCCGGGCTGGTCGAGCAGCGGCCGCACCCCCATGACGGCCGCAAGGTCCTGCTCGCCGCCACCGCCCGCGGCACCGCCGCCCTGCACGCCCAGCGGGCCCGCCGCGAAGGGGAGCTCGCCGCCGCCATCACCGAGCGGCTCAGCCCCGAGGAGCAGCGGGTGCTGCGGCAGAGCGTGGCCCTGCTGCGCCGGCTGGCCTGA
- a CDS encoding MMPL family transporter, with protein sequence MRHSHTAAPHAPADPKVGGRLAALGRACYRHRRWVLGFWVVVLALGVLIGGRVFEGTVASTGAGGSESARGEAVVQAADPVQGTVTAVVDGAAATDPAVRAAVTAATAEIAGLPGVASVADTYGAGGSLTSADGNASLVSVRMADAGTPAQLDAVTHRLADIGAPGAHVTIGGDLVLQQEVKDQTEKDTRFGEIVTLPLTLLVMVLVFGGLAAAGLPGIGAIASVGGALLAMFGFSRMMDIDTSVLPIATVLGLGLSIDYALLMVNRFREERGNGATIAQAVERTSATAGRTVAFSGLTVAVALSGLFVFTSPVFRAVAVAGVSVVVIAVAVALTLIPALLGFVGRRIRTPVAPVSDEGFFSRTVRLVQKRAVPVMLVCVALLLAAGAPFLGSQWRNSGADVLPKSFAARQVAQTVEERFPQQAPAPVTVVVEADAARAQAYADDVVAKLPGVDGVRAVSPVGDRLSTVEVLVHGDPQGAQAKSVVDELRAERGGLQTYVTGDAASVVDFQHEISSRGPWALALVGAGTLILLFMMTGSVVMPIKALLMNVLSLGASLGALTLVFQHGYFSGLLGFTPTGGLETFIPVLVFAFAFGLSMDYEVFLLSRIKELHDQGYDCAKAVQLGLQRSGRIITSAALLMVIVFAGFAAGQMLMVKQMGIALAVAVAVDATLVRCLLVPATMSLFGKLNWWAPAPLRRLHRMIGLSEHIKLPPLNLPARLPAPRLPVVGPVARLSD encoded by the coding sequence ATGCGCCACTCGCACACCGCTGCACCGCACGCGCCCGCCGACCCCAAGGTCGGTGGGCGGCTCGCAGCCCTCGGTCGGGCCTGCTACCGGCATCGCCGCTGGGTCCTCGGCTTCTGGGTGGTGGTGCTCGCCCTCGGTGTGCTGATCGGAGGCCGGGTCTTCGAGGGCACCGTGGCCTCGACCGGCGCCGGTGGCTCCGAGTCGGCCCGGGGCGAAGCGGTGGTCCAGGCGGCCGACCCGGTCCAGGGCACCGTCACGGCCGTGGTCGACGGCGCGGCCGCGACCGATCCGGCCGTACGCGCCGCCGTCACGGCGGCCACCGCCGAGATCGCCGGCCTGCCCGGGGTCGCCTCGGTCGCCGACACCTACGGCGCGGGCGGCTCGCTCACCTCCGCCGACGGGAACGCCAGCCTGGTCTCCGTACGGATGGCCGACGCCGGCACCCCCGCCCAGCTGGACGCCGTCACCCACCGGCTGGCCGACATCGGCGCGCCGGGGGCGCACGTGACCATCGGCGGCGACCTGGTGCTCCAGCAGGAGGTCAAGGACCAGACCGAGAAGGACACCCGGTTCGGTGAGATCGTCACCCTGCCGTTGACGCTGCTGGTGATGGTGCTGGTCTTCGGCGGCCTCGCCGCGGCCGGACTGCCCGGGATCGGCGCGATCGCCTCGGTGGGCGGGGCCCTGCTGGCGATGTTCGGGTTCAGCCGGATGATGGACATCGACACCAGCGTGCTGCCGATCGCCACCGTGCTCGGCCTCGGACTCTCCATCGACTACGCGCTGCTGATGGTCAACCGCTTCCGTGAGGAGCGCGGCAACGGCGCCACCATCGCCCAGGCCGTCGAACGGACCTCCGCCACCGCGGGCCGCACCGTCGCCTTCTCCGGACTGACCGTGGCGGTCGCCCTCTCCGGGCTCTTCGTCTTCACCAGCCCGGTCTTCCGGGCGGTGGCGGTGGCCGGGGTGTCCGTGGTGGTCATCGCCGTCGCCGTCGCGCTGACCCTGATCCCGGCGCTGCTCGGCTTCGTCGGCCGCCGGATCAGGACCCCCGTCGCCCCCGTGTCCGACGAGGGCTTCTTCTCCCGGACGGTCCGGCTGGTGCAGAAGCGCGCCGTCCCGGTGATGCTGGTCTGCGTCGCGCTGCTGCTGGCCGCCGGCGCGCCGTTCCTGGGCTCGCAGTGGCGCAACTCCGGTGCCGACGTCCTGCCGAAGTCGTTCGCGGCCCGCCAGGTGGCACAGACCGTCGAGGAGCGCTTCCCGCAGCAGGCGCCGGCCCCGGTCACCGTCGTGGTCGAGGCCGACGCGGCCAGGGCGCAGGCGTACGCCGACGACGTGGTGGCCAAGCTGCCCGGGGTGGACGGGGTGCGGGCCGTGTCCCCGGTGGGCGACCGGCTGAGCACCGTGGAGGTGCTGGTGCACGGCGATCCGCAGGGCGCGCAGGCGAAGTCCGTGGTCGACGAGCTGCGGGCGGAGCGGGGCGGGCTGCAGACGTACGTCACCGGTGACGCCGCCTCGGTGGTCGACTTCCAGCACGAGATCTCCAGCCGGGGCCCGTGGGCGCTCGCCCTGGTCGGGGCCGGCACGCTGATCCTGCTGTTCATGATGACCGGCTCGGTGGTGATGCCGATCAAGGCCCTGCTGATGAACGTGCTCTCGCTGGGCGCCTCACTCGGTGCGCTCACCCTGGTCTTCCAGCACGGCTACTTCAGCGGACTGCTCGGTTTCACCCCGACCGGCGGGCTGGAGACGTTCATCCCGGTCCTGGTCTTCGCGTTCGCCTTCGGCCTCTCGATGGACTACGAGGTCTTCCTGCTCTCCCGGATCAAGGAGCTGCACGACCAGGGGTACGACTGCGCCAAGGCCGTGCAGCTCGGGTTGCAGCGCAGCGGTCGGATCATCACCTCGGCGGCCCTGCTGATGGTGATCGTCTTCGCCGGCTTCGCGGCCGGGCAGATGCTCATGGTCAAGCAGATGGGCATCGCGCTCGCGGTGGCCGTGGCGGTGGACGCCACACTGGTGCGCTGCCTGCTGGTGCCGGCCACCATGTCGCTGTTCGGCAAGCTCAACTGGTGGGCGCCGGCGCCGCTGCGCAGGCTGCACCGGATGATCGGGCTGAGCGAGCACATCAAGCTGCCGCCGCTCAACCTCCCGGCGCGGCTGCCCGCGCCGCGGCTGCCGGTGGTCGGGCCGGTCGCCCGGCTCAGCGATTGA
- the rpsA gene encoding 30S ribosomal protein S1: protein MTSPTDTSVSTTPQVAVNDIGDAEAFLAAIDETIKYFNDGDIVEGVIVKVDRDEVLLDIGYKTEGVIPSRELSIKHDVDPHEVVKVGDNIEALVLQKEDKEGRLILSKKRAQYERAWGTIEKIKEEDGIVTGTVIEVVKGGLILDIGLRGFLPASLVEMRRVRDLQPYVGKELEAKIIELDKNRNNVVLSRRAWLEQTQSEVRQTFLTTLQKGQVRSGVVSSIVNFGAFVDLGGVDGLVHVSELSWKHIDHPSEVVEVGQEVTVEVLDVDMDRERVSLSLKATQEDPWQQFARTHQIGQVVPGKVTKLVPFGAFVRVDEGIEGLVHISELAERHVEIPEQVVQVGDEIFVKVIDIDLERRRISLSLKQANESLGADPASVEFDPTLYGMAASYDDAGNYIYPEGFDPEANDWLAGFEKQREEWERQYAEAQSRFEQHQAQVIKSREADAAAAAEAGEEAPVSGGGSYSSSSDEGSGALASDEALAALREKLAGGQS from the coding sequence ATGACGAGCCCCACCGACACCTCTGTCAGCACCACCCCGCAGGTTGCGGTCAACGACATCGGCGACGCGGAAGCCTTCCTCGCGGCGATCGACGAGACCATCAAGTACTTCAACGATGGCGACATCGTTGAGGGCGTCATCGTGAAGGTCGACCGTGACGAGGTGCTCCTCGACATCGGTTACAAGACCGAGGGTGTCATCCCGTCTCGCGAGCTCTCGATCAAGCACGACGTCGACCCCCACGAGGTTGTCAAGGTTGGTGACAACATCGAGGCCCTGGTTCTCCAGAAGGAGGACAAGGAGGGTCGTCTGATCCTGTCCAAGAAGCGCGCTCAGTACGAGCGTGCCTGGGGCACGATCGAGAAGATCAAGGAAGAGGACGGCATCGTCACCGGTACCGTCATCGAGGTCGTCAAGGGTGGTCTCATCCTCGACATCGGCCTCCGTGGCTTCCTCCCGGCCTCGCTGGTCGAGATGCGCCGCGTCCGCGACCTCCAGCCGTACGTCGGCAAGGAGCTCGAGGCCAAGATCATCGAGCTGGACAAGAACCGCAACAACGTGGTCCTGTCCCGCCGTGCCTGGCTGGAGCAGACCCAGAGCGAGGTCCGCCAGACCTTCCTCACCACCCTGCAGAAGGGCCAGGTGCGCTCCGGCGTCGTCTCCTCGATCGTCAACTTCGGTGCCTTCGTGGACCTGGGTGGCGTCGACGGTCTCGTCCACGTCTCCGAGCTGTCCTGGAAGCACATCGACCACCCGTCCGAGGTTGTCGAGGTCGGCCAGGAGGTCACCGTCGAGGTTCTCGACGTCGACATGGACCGCGAGCGCGTCTCCCTGTCGCTGAAGGCGACCCAGGAGGACCCGTGGCAGCAGTTCGCCCGGACCCACCAGATCGGCCAGGTCGTCCCGGGTAAGGTCACCAAGCTGGTTCCGTTCGGTGCGTTCGTCCGCGTGGACGAGGGCATCGAGGGCCTGGTCCACATCTCCGAGCTGGCCGAGCGCCACGTGGAGATCCCGGAGCAGGTCGTCCAGGTCGGCGACGAGATCTTCGTCAAGGTCATCGACATCGACCTCGAGCGCCGCCGCATCAGCCTCTCGCTGAAGCAGGCCAACGAGTCCCTCGGTGCCGACCCGGCGTCGGTCGAGTTCGACCCGACCCTGTACGGCATGGCTGCCTCGTACGACGACGCCGGCAACTACATCTACCCGGAGGGCTTCGACCCCGAGGCGAACGACTGGCTGGCCGGCTTCGAGAAGCAGCGTGAGGAGTGGGAGCGCCAGTACGCCGAGGCGCAGTCCCGCTTCGAGCAGCACCAGGCCCAGGTCATCAAGAGCCGCGAGGCCGACGCCGCCGCTGCCGCCGAGGCCGGCGAGGAGGCCCCGGTCTCCGGTGGTGGCTCGTACTCCTCCAGCAGCGACGAGGGCTCCGGCGCTCTCGCTTCGGACGAGGCGCTCGCCGCGCTCCGCGAGAAGCTGGCCGGCGGCCAGAGCTGA
- a CDS encoding class I SAM-dependent methyltransferase, protein MPPEHLAVGDEDDGDAVRRTAGEHESSRASRHWWDRNADEYQDEHGEFLGDDRFVWCPEGLDEAEARLLGDADSLKGRDVLEIGAGAAQCARWLAAQGARPVALDISFRQLQHARRIDLGRGGAPVAVVQADAAVLPFADGAFDLACSAYGAVPFSADTAALMREVHRVLRPGGRWVFSVTHPIRWAFPDEPGPEGLTAAASYFDRTPYVEQDEQGRATYVEHHRTLGDRVRELTGAGFRLLDLVEPEWPDGHQQEWGGWSPLRGRLIPGTAIFVAERG, encoded by the coding sequence CTGCCGCCCGAGCACCTCGCCGTCGGCGACGAGGACGACGGCGACGCCGTCCGCCGTACCGCGGGCGAGCACGAGAGCAGCCGCGCCAGCCGGCACTGGTGGGACCGCAACGCCGACGAGTACCAGGACGAGCACGGCGAGTTCCTCGGCGACGACCGCTTCGTGTGGTGCCCGGAGGGCCTGGACGAGGCCGAGGCCCGGCTGCTCGGCGACGCCGACTCGCTCAAGGGCCGGGACGTGCTGGAGATCGGCGCCGGCGCCGCGCAGTGCGCGCGCTGGCTCGCGGCGCAGGGTGCCCGGCCGGTCGCCCTGGACATCTCCTTCCGCCAGCTCCAGCACGCCCGCCGGATCGACCTCGGCCGGGGCGGCGCGCCGGTGGCCGTGGTGCAGGCCGACGCGGCCGTGCTGCCGTTCGCGGACGGCGCGTTCGACCTGGCCTGCTCGGCGTACGGGGCGGTGCCGTTCAGCGCCGACACCGCCGCCCTGATGCGCGAGGTGCACCGGGTGCTGCGGCCCGGCGGACGCTGGGTCTTCTCGGTGACCCACCCGATCCGCTGGGCCTTCCCCGACGAGCCCGGCCCCGAGGGGCTCACGGCCGCCGCCTCCTACTTCGACCGCACCCCCTACGTGGAGCAGGACGAGCAGGGCCGGGCCACCTACGTGGAGCACCACCGCACGCTCGGCGACCGGGTGCGGGAGCTCACCGGCGCCGGCTTCCGGCTGCTGGACCTGGTCGAACCGGAGTGGCCGGACGGCCACCAGCAGGAGTGGGGCGGCTGGAGCCCGCTGCGCGGCCGGCTGATCCCCGGCACCGCGATCTTCGTGGCGGAGCGGGGCTGA
- the hrpB gene encoding ATP-dependent helicase HrpB, translating into MRPVGVELPVRTAVPALHRALAERGVAVLAAPPGTGKTTLVPLALAGLVPGLDGPARRVLVAEPRRLAVRAAARRMAWLLGSAVGGTVGHTVRGERRVGPATVVEVVTTGVLLQRLQRDPELAGVDVVVLDECHERHLDADTALAFLLDVRAALRPELQLVCASATSDTGAWAELLGGEDGPAPVVEAHGVSHPVDVVWAPPPRAVKPPQGTRVDFALLEHVAATVRRAMAERDGDVLCFLPGVGEIARVAGQLADLPAEVLQLHGQAPQTVQDAALTAGERRRVVLSTSVAESSLTVPGVRVVVDSGLAREPRTDHARGLAGLVTVRASLAAGRQRAGRAGREAPGTVYRCWAEASDALAPRFPTPEIALADLTSFALQAACWGDPDAAALALPDRPPTGAMAAARQTLTALGAVDPDGRATERGHRIARTGLHPRLARALLDGAERVGAHRAAELVALLSEEPPRALGDDLARVWRAVRDGGDPYTRRWREEVRRLQRSVDAPRTGLSDAAAAGLVVALAYPERIARARSTEGPYLMASGTAGTLAAGSRLSGAPWLVVAVADRPAGSPSARIQRAVALDEETARQAGAALLTDRQEVEWSARESELTARRVEALGAIELAAEPLRTPDRALVRAALLEGLAREGVGSLLPWPPGAAGLRERLAFLHRTLGDPWPDVSDRALLAAADRWLEPELGRARRRSDLARIDTTAALQRLLPWASGQAGRLDELAPERIAVPTGSRIRVDYSGDRPVLAVKLQELFGWQAAPKLAGGRVPLTIHLLSPAGRPAAVTGDLAGFWREGYKAVRAELRGRYPRHPWPEDPATAQPTRRANPRK; encoded by the coding sequence GTGCGTCCCGTGGGGGTGGAACTGCCCGTCCGCACCGCCGTACCGGCGCTGCACCGGGCCCTGGCCGAGCGCGGGGTCGCGGTGCTGGCCGCGCCGCCCGGCACCGGCAAGACCACGCTGGTGCCGCTGGCGCTGGCCGGGCTGGTACCCGGCCTGGACGGACCGGCCCGGCGGGTGCTGGTCGCCGAGCCGCGCCGGCTCGCGGTCCGGGCGGCCGCGCGGCGGATGGCCTGGCTGCTGGGCTCGGCGGTGGGCGGGACCGTCGGGCACACCGTGCGCGGCGAACGGCGGGTCGGCCCGGCGACGGTCGTCGAGGTGGTCACCACCGGGGTCCTGCTGCAGCGGCTGCAGCGCGACCCGGAGCTGGCCGGGGTGGACGTCGTGGTGCTGGACGAGTGCCACGAACGGCACCTGGACGCCGACACCGCGCTCGCCTTCCTGCTCGACGTCCGGGCCGCGCTCCGTCCGGAACTGCAGCTGGTCTGCGCCTCCGCGACCTCCGACACCGGCGCCTGGGCCGAACTGCTGGGCGGCGAGGACGGACCGGCGCCGGTGGTCGAGGCACACGGCGTCTCCCACCCCGTCGACGTGGTCTGGGCTCCCCCGCCGCGCGCCGTGAAGCCCCCGCAGGGCACCCGGGTCGACTTCGCGCTGCTGGAGCACGTCGCGGCCACCGTCCGGCGGGCGATGGCCGAGCGGGACGGCGACGTGCTCTGCTTCCTGCCCGGGGTCGGCGAGATCGCCCGGGTCGCCGGACAACTGGCCGACCTGCCGGCCGAGGTGCTGCAACTGCACGGCCAGGCCCCGCAGACCGTCCAGGACGCGGCGCTGACCGCCGGCGAACGGCGCCGGGTGGTGCTGTCCACCTCCGTCGCCGAATCCTCGCTGACGGTGCCCGGCGTCCGGGTCGTGGTCGACTCCGGGCTGGCCCGCGAACCGCGCACCGACCACGCCCGCGGCCTCGCCGGCCTGGTGACCGTCCGGGCCTCGCTGGCCGCCGGGCGGCAGCGGGCCGGCCGGGCCGGACGCGAGGCCCCGGGGACGGTCTACCGCTGCTGGGCGGAGGCCTCCGACGCGCTGGCCCCGCGCTTCCCCACCCCCGAGATCGCCCTGGCGGACCTCACCTCCTTCGCCCTGCAGGCCGCCTGCTGGGGCGATCCCGACGCCGCCGCACTGGCCCTCCCGGACCGGCCGCCGACCGGGGCGATGGCCGCCGCCCGGCAGACCCTGACCGCGCTCGGCGCGGTGGACCCCGACGGCCGGGCCACCGAGCGCGGCCACCGGATCGCCCGCACCGGGCTGCACCCGCGCCTGGCCCGCGCCCTGCTCGACGGCGCGGAGCGGGTCGGCGCCCACCGGGCGGCCGAACTGGTCGCCCTGCTGTCGGAGGAACCACCCCGGGCGCTCGGCGACGACCTCGCCCGGGTCTGGCGCGCGGTGCGCGACGGCGGCGACCCCTATACCCGCCGCTGGCGCGAGGAGGTCCGGCGGCTGCAGCGCTCGGTGGACGCCCCGCGGACCGGGCTGTCCGACGCGGCCGCGGCCGGGCTGGTGGTCGCCCTGGCGTACCCCGAGCGGATCGCCCGCGCCCGCAGCACCGAAGGGCCGTACCTGATGGCCTCCGGCACGGCCGGCACCCTCGCCGCCGGGTCTCGGCTGTCGGGTGCGCCCTGGCTGGTGGTCGCCGTCGCCGACCGGCCGGCGGGATCGCCGTCGGCGCGGATCCAGCGTGCCGTGGCGCTGGACGAGGAGACCGCCCGGCAGGCCGGGGCGGCCCTGCTGACCGACCGGCAGGAGGTCGAATGGTCGGCCCGGGAATCCGAGTTGACGGCCCGTCGGGTCGAGGCGCTGGGCGCGATCGAACTGGCCGCCGAACCGCTGAGGACCCCCGACCGGGCACTGGTCCGGGCCGCACTGCTGGAAGGACTGGCCCGGGAGGGTGTCGGCTCACTGCTCCCCTGGCCGCCGGGCGCGGCCGGACTGCGCGAGCGGCTGGCCTTCCTGCACCGCACGCTCGGCGACCCGTGGCCCGACGTGAGCGACCGGGCCCTGCTCGCCGCCGCCGACCGGTGGCTGGAACCCGAACTCGGCCGGGCCCGGCGGCGCTCCGACCTCGCCCGGATCGACACCACCGCCGCGCTGCAGCGCCTGCTGCCCTGGGCGAGCGGGCAGGCCGGACGGCTGGACGAGCTGGCGCCGGAGCGGATCGCCGTACCGACCGGCTCACGGATCCGGGTGGACTACAGCGGCGACCGGCCGGTGCTGGCGGTCAAGCTGCAGGAGCTGTTCGGCTGGCAGGCCGCGCCGAAGCTGGCCGGCGGGCGCGTCCCGCTGACCATCCACCTGCTCTCCCCGGCCGGGCGTCCCGCCGCCGTCACCGGCGACCTGGCCGGTTTCTGGCGCGAGGGCTACAAGGCCGTCCGTGCGGAGCTGCGCGGGCGCTACCCCCGCCACCCGTGGCCGGAGGACCCGGCGACGGCGCAGCCGACCCGACGGGCCAACCCGCGCAAGTGA